Below is a window of Hydrogenimonas sp. SS33 DNA.
ACTCTACGTCGTCGGTGTAGGTCTTCGCCTGTTTTACCGCCTCCACGGCCCGCCGGATCACCTCTTGGGGCGTCATTTTCAGTTTGTATTTCATATGGATGGGGCTGGTGGCGATAAAGGTGTGGATCCGCTTCTTCGCCGCCGGCACCAGGGACTCTCCCGCCTGGGTGATGTCCCGTTCTACGGCTCGGGCGAGGGAGCAGACCGTACTCTTTTTGACCGCTTCGGCGATGCGCCGGATGGCATCGAAATCCCCCGGGCTTGCGGCGGCAAAGCCCGCTTCGATGATGTCGACCCCCAGCCTCTCCAACTGAAGGGCGATTTTGATCTTCTCTTCCGTGTTCATGGAGGCGCCGGGGCTCTGCTCCCCGTCGCGCAACGTGGTATCGAATATATAGACATGCTCTTTTTTCATGGGTGGTTCCTTTTTCGGCTTTGGTTCGGTTGGATGAAAAATGAAAGGATCAGAAGCGGAAAAGTAGGAGAGTGTTCTTGATTTCGATCTTGGGCAAATGTTTGATCGCGATGATGCGTCCGGTGTCGGTTCCGCTCACAGACTCTCCTTTTTGACTGATGTTACGCAAAACATGAGCAAAGCCCATGTTTTCTAAAGAAACATCCCTTCGGGAACGCTTCGCTTGTTTTGGCGGGGACTGGCCGTCCCCTGCACCCCCCAAAGCTTCGAAATCAAAAATTTCGAGAGGAGGTCATGCTTTTTGCATAACGTCGATTTTTAAATAAAAGTATACCATAGCGGGGCCAAAATTTTCTGGATAGGACTTTTTAATAGAAAATTTTTATCTTTTAAATGTCCCGCCGAGCCTCTTTCGCTTCATCATCGTCAGAGCCGCCCTTAGCAGGCCCCAGAGAATGTAGCCGGTGATGAGCACGGCAAATCCCTCGACGGGGTAGAGGTACATGACGGAGGCGGCGATGATGAGAGCGATCAGGGTTTTGGTCACCATGGGGCGCCCGAGATGGATCTTCTTGAAACTGGGGTAGCGGATATTGCTGACCATCAGGAGCGAGACCGCCAGGGCCGAGGCCAGCAGAAGGGCATCGAAACTGCGGAGGGTCTCGTAACGGTCGAACATCAGCACCCACACCGCCACGAAGACCGCCGCCGTGGGGATGGGAACACCGATGAAGACGGAGGGGTCCGTTTGGGGGCTCATCACATTGAAACGTGCCAGCCGCACCGCCCCGAAGATGACGAAAAGCGCCATGACGAGAATGCCGAAGCGCCCGTAGGCTTCTCCGGCGTAGAGATAGAGTAGCACGCCAGGCGCCACGCCGAAGGCGACGATGTCGGCCAGGGAGTCGAATTCGGTTCCGAAGCGGCTGGTGGTGTGGGTCAGCCGCGCGACACGTCCGTCGAGTCCGTCGAATAGCAGGGAGAGAAAGATGAGCCAGGCCGCCTTTTCGAAGTGCCCGTGAACCGCGGCGACGATGGAGACCACCGCCGTGAAGATGGAGGCGGCCGTAAAGAGGTTGGGAATGATGTAGATGAGCTGGAACCGGCGGTTGCCCACATTACCCTTTCATGGCCGGGGCGCTTCCCCGTCTGTCGCATCCGCCCGGCTTTCGCTTTCGGCATGGGTTTCGGCGGGACGCACGTCGGCTCCCTTGTCACCGATCTCTTTCTCCTCTTCCACGAGCTTGGAAGGAATGCCGTGCCTTTTCTCGAAGTTGCGGATGATTTCGCGAACCTTCTGCCCTTCGATCGTTTCGGCCTTGAAGAGCTCTTCGACCATCTCTTCGATCGCTTCGCTGTACTCTTTGAGCCGCGAAACTACATGGCGGTACCGCTCGTTGAGGAAGTTTTTGATGAAGTCGTCCATCTCCTCGGCGGTCTTTTCGCTGTACTCCTTCTGGCTCATGCCGCCGCCCAGAAACATGTTGGTCTGCTTCTCCAGGACCATCAGCCCCGCCACGTCGCTCATGCCGTAGAGGCTCACCATCGCCTTGACGATGTCGGTGGCCCGCTCCAGGTCGTTGCTCGCGCCCGTGCTGATCTCCTTGATGAAGACCTCTTCCGCCGCCCGGCCGCCCAGCAGCGTGTCGATCTCCGCCACCAGTTCGTGTTTCTGCATCAGGTACTTGTTCTCTTCCGGTGTGTTGAGCGTATAGCCCAGCGCCGCGAGGCCCCGGGGGATGATGGAGACTTTGGAGACCTTTTTCGCCCCCTCCGTCGTCTCGGCAATGAGGGCGTGGCCGCTTTCGTGGTAGGCGACGATGCGCTTCTCCTTCGGGGAGATGCGCCGCGATTTCTTTTCCAGCCCCGCGATGGCCCTCTCCACGGCTTCCAGGAAATCCTCCTGCTCCACCTGCTCCTTGTTCTTCCGCCCCGCCAGCAGCGCCGCCTCGTTGACGATGTTGGCCAGGTCCGCCCCCGCCAGGCCGGCGGTGAGGCGGGCGATCTCCTCCAGATTGACATTGGGCGCCATTTTGATGTGCTTGACATGGACCTGCAGGATCTTCACCCGCCCCTCGAAATCGGGTTTGTCCACCAGCACCTGCCGGTCGAAACGGCCGGGGCGCAGGAGTGCCGGGTCGAGTACTTCCGGGCGGTTGGTTGCGGCCAGGACGATGATGGGCGTGTCGGAGCTGAAGCCGTCCATTTCGGCCAGCAGCTGGTTGAGGGTCTGCTCCCTCTCGTCGTTCCCGCCGATCTGCCCGCTGGCGGCACGGCTCTTTCCGATGGCGTCGATCTCGTCGATGAAGATGATGGCCGGGGCCTCCTTCTTCGCCTGTTCAAAGAGATCACGCACCCGCGCCGCACCGACACCGACGAACATCTCGATGAAGCTTGAACCGCTGACGGAGAAGAAGGGAACGCTCGCCTCTCCGGCCACCGCCTTGGCCAGCAGGGTCTTACCGGTACCCGGAGGGCCCACCAGCAGCACCCCTTTGGGGATCTTCGCCCCGAGGCGGATGTAGCGCTCGGGGTATTTGAGGAATTCGACGATCTCCTTGACCTCCTCTTTCGCCTCTTCCACGCCGGCAACGTCGTCGAATTTGACGTTTGGCTTTTCGGAATTGACCAGTTTCTTGGCGCTCCCCATGCCCAGGATGCCGCCGCCCATGTTCTTCTGCATGCGGCTGGCCAAAAACATCCAGATGCCGAAGAAGATGAGGATGGGGAGCACCCACCCGAAGAGGATCTCGCCCAGCCATGTATTTTCGGTATAGCCGCTGTACTCCACTCCCATTTTGTCCAGCAGGGGGATCAGGGTCGCATCCTCCCCCACCTTTTTCGCGATGTAGAGGGTTTTGAAGCCCCCTTCGTTGCCGATAGCCTTGATGGAGGTCTGGCCGATGGAGACGAATTTGATCTTCCCTTCCTTGATCATCTTCTTCAGATCGCTGTAGGGGACCGTCTTGGTCTGGGTCGCCGGCGCCGCGCCGAACGCGGTCGGGTTCTGCGCACCGAACTGCCCCTCCTGCGTGCCGATGAAACTCTTGAAGAGCACGATGATCAACAGCGCGAAGATCGCGAAGGTGAGCAGGGGGTTCTTGTTGAAAAAGTTGTCGTTCGGACTCTTTTTGGGATCGTTATCCGCCATTATTTTCCTTGTTTTCTGTAGATTTTGGTACGCCACTCGTTGCGGGCGATCGTTTCAAGAAGCTCCATGTCGGAAAAGGCCTCTTCGATCTGCGCCTCTTTTGTATCGAGAATTCCGGAAAGGATCAATAATCCCCCCTCTTTAGTCCGCGCCTTTAAGTCTTTGGCGATCATCCGCAACACATCGGCGACGATGTTGGCCAACACCACATCGTAGGCTTCCGAACTTTGGGGGGCGGAGCCTTCCCAGATCTTTTCCAGAGTCTGACCGTTGAGGGCGAAATTCTTCCGGGCGTTCTCTACCGCCAGCGGGTCGGTGTCGCAGGCGTCAACGCGGGCGCCCTGCATCGCCGACGCGATGCCCAGAATACCGCTGCCGCATCCCACGTCCAGCACCCTGTCACCCTCTTTGACATACTTTCCGACCGCTTCGAGGCAGCTCGCCGTGGTTTCGTGGTGCCCCGACCCGAAAGCCAGCGCCGGGTCGATCATGATGTTGCGTTTGCCCTCTTTGGGTGCTTCCCAGCTCGGGTAGACGTAGAAGTCGCCCACTTCCACGGGACGGATCGCCTCCCGGTACTTGGCGATCCAGTCCACATTCTCCTTCTCTTCGCATCGGGTCTCGACCGTAACCGGCTCGCCGAGGCTTTCTGAGAGCGCTTCGGCGAAAGCCTCCACCCCCCAGACGATCTCGTCCAGCGGTGTTTCGGAACGCAGCACCAGCGAATCGCTGCCGATTTCGATGGCATCGTCGTAGAGATTTTGGATGAAGTCGAGAAAGAGGTCGAGGTGGGCCGACGGGGTGACCGTCAGCTCATGGTAGGTGGATTGCATCAGTCGTTGAGGCCCAGAACCGCTTCCAGTTTCTCCTTGAGTACCTGGGGCGTGAAGGGTTTGACGATGTAGTTGTTCACCCCGGCTTTGAGTGCGGTGATCACCTCCGCCTTGCCCCCTTCCGTCGTGACCATGATGATGGGAATGTCCTCAAATTCCGGCTGGGAGCGGACCTTCTTCACCAGCTCCAGGCCGTTCATGTTGGGCATGTTCCAGTCGGTGATGAGCACACCGATATCATCCTTGTTGGCCTGCATGACTTCCCATGCCTCCGCACCGTCCGCGGCCTCCAGAAGATCCTTGTATCCGAGCCGGTTCAATGTGTTTTTGATAATCCGGCGCATCGTAGAACTGTCGTCAACCACCATAATCTTCAATTGCGGTCCTTCTACATTTGAAATTTGAGATTAATTATACCCAATCTGTTCAGGCGACGATTTCGAAGGCTTTGCGAAGGTCGATGGTCCCTTCGTAGAAAGCCTTGCCCACAATGACGCCCGCCACTTCCCCGGTCGCCTTGAGGGCTTCGATGTCGCGCAGATCGCGCACACCGCCGCTGGCGATGGTGTCGACACCGCTCGCCCTGGCTATGCTGACAGTAAAATCGACATTTACGCCCGAAAGTGTACCGTCCCGTCCCACATCGGTGCAGATGATCGCCTCCACGCCGCAGTCGGCGAAGGCCCTGGCCAGTTCAGTGGCGGGCATTTCGCTCACTTCGGCCCACCCCTCCACAGCCACGTAACCGTCGACGGCGTCGATGCCGACGGCGATGGGGTATTTGGCCGCCATCGCCTTGACGAAATCGGGGTCCCTGACGGCGACAGAGCCCAGGATCAGCCGGTCGATCCCCAGATCCAGGTAGCGCCTGATCGTCTCCTCGTCCCGGATGCCGCCGCCCAGCTCCATCTTCAGGTTGCAGTTTTTGCGAATCTTTTCGATCTGTTCCAGGTTGCGGGGCTCTCCGGCGAACGCGCCGTTGAGATCGACCAGGTGGAGCCATCTGGAGCCCATCTCTTCGAAGGTTTTTGCCAGCTGCCACGGCTCGTCGCTGTAGATTTTCGCACTCTCCATGAGCCCTTTGGTCAGCCGTACCGCCTTGCCGTCTTTCAGGTCGATCGCAGGCAGGATATCCATGACTTTACACTCTCCTCGCTGTCAGGTTCGTTCGATGAAATTCCGGAGAATTCTGAGCCCCTGGTCGTGGCTCTTCTCCGGGTGGGGCTGGAAGCCGTAGATATTCTCCTTCTGGACGGCGCTGGTGAATTCGTAGCCGTACCATGTCCGCCCGAGAATATAGGGCTCCGCCGTCACGGCATGGTAGGAGTGGACAAAATAGAGGTAGAAAGCTTCGGGCAGCCAGTGAAAGAGCGGCGACTCCTTCTGTACAAAAAGCTCGTTCCAGCCCATATGGGGAACCTTGTGGGGCGTCTGGAACTTTTTCTCGTCGAAGGGGACCACCTCTCCCGGAATGAGCCCCAGCCCTTCGTGTTCACCGAATTCACGGCTTTTTTGAAAGAGCAGCTGCATCCCCAGGCAGATGCCGAGCATCGGTTTGCCGCTGGCGGCAAATGTGCGGACCGCCTCGTCCATTCCGTTTTGGCGCAGGTGCGCCATGGCGTCCCCGAAGGCGCCGACACCGGGAAGAATGGCCCGGTCGTAATTTTTCAGGGCATCCGGGTCGGAGACGATGCGCGACGCGCTCCCCACTTTCGCCAGCGCGTTTTGCACGCTGGCCAGATTGCCCATGTTGTAGTCGATGATGGCGACCATCAATCCCCCTGATTGCTGATGCTGCGCAGATAGTAGGCCAGGCCGACCAGCAGCATCGTCACTCCGCCGATCAGATAGACGGCGTAGAGCAGTTTTTCGGGGTCGATTATAGCGAATTTGAAGACCAGCATCAACGCTTCGATGGCAAGGGCGATGATGATGGAGCCCAGGAAACGCACCATCGTCTTGTGGATTTCGTTGTGCTCCGCCTTGCGGTGCTGCCCCAGCACTTCCTCCTCGAAAATCGCCTTGACCAGGTCGAAAATGGCCAGGGAGAGGGTCAGCAGAATCGTCGCTTCGAACATCTCCTTGATGTCGATGTGCCAGATATTGAGATCTTTGGCGAAAAAGCTCTTGATGCCGTTGATGAAGAGGATGAGCGCCACCGCGAAGAGGGCCAGGGAGAAGGCGGCGTAACTGAAGCGGGAAAAACGGCCGAAGGCGGTTTCCCCCGACGAGGGATGCACCATGTGAAGCAGCTTGTCCAGCGGAATGTCCATCGCCACCACATACTGAAGCTTCCCTTTGTCGTCATAGACCGGATAGGCCGCCGTCACAACCAGGATACCCTCGATCCTGGAGGGGTACGGGTCGGTCAGAATACACCGCTTCTCCCGCACCGCCCGGTAGTAGTAGGCCCTGTCCGCACGGTTCTCCCCCTCCCCCGTCCGGTACCTGGGGTTGCGGCTGATGTTGGCGATGATCTGCCGCCCCTTGGGATCGAGCACATAGAGCGTGTCGATCTCCTTCACCTCTTTCTTGATGCGCTTCAACGCCGAAACGATGGTATCGAGGCTCACCTCCGGCGTGCGGTTGGGAATGTTGCGTGAGAGGAGGTAGCACAGGTAGGCCCGCGCTTTGGTACGGATTTCGGAATACTGCTGGATCTCTTTGATGACCATGAATTCATCCTTGGGATGGGGTCAAAAGGGGAAGGTTTCCCCCTTCCGCCCCGGCTAAAGATAGCTCTATTGTAGCAAACCGGGAAGATGGCGGCAGGCGTTTGGTTACACCTGCCTGAAGAAAAGGGTTTTCAGGGCGTTACGAGGGGAATGACACTGTCGACCACCCCGGAACCGGAATCTCCATCCTCAAAATCCTCATAATCGAAGAGACTTCCGGGTTTGGGAACGTTTCTGAAGGAGAGGTCAAGCCATGCGGAGCCGTTCTCGTCATTGAGTCGCAAACCGTCGCTCCAGCTCCATGTTCCTTCCCGGGTTCCCCATTCGCCTGTTTCGGGGTCGCGGTAGTACATGAAGTAGTTTCTGTCGCCCCCGACACTCCTTATTGCCAGCTGGGGTTTGTCGTCCGAAACGATTTTCACGATTTTGTTGCTGACATCTTCTTCCGTAACCGTCGCAGGCGTCTCATCGATTTTGTAGTAGCCGGTGACCACCATGGGGTCGCCCTCTTCATCGAGAGCCACACTGCCGATGCCGAAATCATTGCTGTTGTAGAAGGCGATATTGCCGGCCAGTGAACCGTTGGTTTCGTAGAAAGTGACGGAATTGTTGTCTTCCACCGTCCACGTCAGGTCCTCTGCCACCACGCTGACCTCATCGTCTCCCAATCCCATATACCGGGCGGAACCGTTGGAGTCGATCTCCAGCAGACCGTCCATGAGATGGAGTACCGAGCCGTTGATATCATCGGTGACATCGGTGATGTTGCCCTCAGGATAATTACCGTAATCGAGGGGTTCGACGGAAGTGACGATAGAAGTGAAGTTATGATCGTAACCGTCGACATCGGCCGTTACCTCGACGACATTGCCCGCCTCAAGATCATTGCCCGCTTTGTTGAACCGCATCGAATAGATCACATTATCCGTATCGATTTCCAGGACATTGCTGTTCACACTCCAGTTGCATCCTGTCACATGGGTCTGTCTGCTCTCCGGAATCTTGTGGGCAATCCAGCATTCGTTGCCATTGGACGCATTACCGTCCATCTCGGGGAAGAAAGCGATTTTCAGCCCCATCTGTTCCATGGCAACCAGTTTGTTTTCAAAGGTTGTATTGTTGATATCGTGATTATCGCCTGTCTGTATAGGTAAGTCGGATTCGACAAAAACAGGTTCTCTCCTGCCGTCGGTGCGGTAGAGCGACCCGGCCACACCAGCCCCGGGGGCGGCTTCGAGGCCGAGGAAGCCGACGGTGACATTGTTTTCGTTTGTAATGGCGATCTCCCCGTGGCTGTTGATGTGCCATCTAATGCCGCTGACGATATAGTCGAAATTGTCTGTCAGGTCACCGCTGACAACCCCTTCTCCCTCATCACTGAATGCCAGTGCGCGCTCTTTGCCCACCAGTTTGATCATACGGTTTTTCACATCGGAAACGCTCAACGGGACGTTCCTGATGGGCGCTGTTCCTTTGATGATGAAGAGAGACTTTTCATCGACACCGGGGATGGACCGGATACCGAAGGTACCCTCCTGCAGATCACCCAGAAGATTGATGTGGAATGTTTCCCCGTCATCGAGTCCGATAACCATCGTACCGGTGTTGTCGATACTCCAGTTGCCATCCTGGGGTCCCTCCTCCGTGGTGATACGTACGGTATTGTTGGCGAAGAACTCCAGGTCGACTCCATAGTCGCCCTCATCCTCCAGAGAAAGGATGGAAACGATACGGCCGCTCACGGCGATCGGGTCGATCGCCTTGTAATCTTCCGGAACCCTATAGGTAACGGCCGAATAACCGGCCAACACACTTTCGACGGTTTGGGTGGCATTGTCGTCGTAAAGAACGAGCTCTTCGGTACAGCCGGCTTTCATGACATCGCCTTTCATCAGCGTGCCGTCGAGGAGTCCGTACACTTCACGGTCGCAATCCTGCGGCTGCCGGATGCCGAGTTCGATCATCACGGCATTCTCGCCCACTTTCTCCCATGTTCCCACTACCGTCGCGTTGTCATCCGTACTGACAAGCGTACCGTTGTTTTCGCCGATGTCTGCGAAAGCGTAGGAGACAAGAGGCTGCTGATTTTCTTCATCCCACTCCTGGAACCAGTGGACCTGGTTGCCGATGCTGAAGTCACTCATGAAAGCGGCGAGAGAATCGTAGTGCAGCGGCTCTTCTTCGCCATTCCACGGCTGATACCAGGTAAAGGGTTCGTCATAGACGGGCACCGCATTCTCGACGGTCAACGATGCGCGGTAGAGTGCATCGTCCTGACCGAAACTCACGGTTTCGTTCGTCTCTTCATCCACGGGAATCGTCAATGTCGAACCATCCAGAGAGACCCTTCTCACGTCGGAAACCGTATAGTTGCCGTCATCCATGGCAAGTTTCATGACACCATTGTCAAACGCATAGTTTCCGACATTCTCCAATGCATCGAAACGGGTCCATGTTCCGTTTAGGTCGAGGAAATGCTGCCCCCGAATCTGTGATGCGCCGTTTTGGAAGGAGAAAGTGAACATGTCTCCGTCTTCCCTGTCGAAGGTTGCCGTGGTCTGTCCGTCAAGTACCGTAACATCCACGGGGATTCCGTTGCTGACAGTGATGGTGATCGTACCGTTGACATCCACATGCCCGTCGGTGACGGTATAGGTGATGGTATCGGCTCCTTCCGATTTGGGTGTGTAGGAGATTGTCAGTCCGGAAACATTGTCGATCGAACCCACATTATCATGATTATTGACGGCACCTGCCAGTTCCAGCGTATCGTTGTCTTCATCGGCCACATAGGGAGAGAGGTCGATGCTCTTCGTTACGTTCAACTCACTGAAAAGTTTGGCGAAATCCTGCGCCACAGGCGCATCGTTGCTGCCGACTATCGTAATCTGGATATCGGTGCCGGTTCCATCCACGGAGTGCACGGGGAAATCGAGTGTGACACTCTCCCCTTCCGCCAGAGACTGTACGGCTTCACTGTCATTGGCGAGAGTGAAGCTCCACTTGCCGTCACTTTGAAGCGCAAAGGTACCGTACACGGTCTCGTTGGTTTCCGGCGTCATCGCCGCTTCGCCGGGATCGGGGTCTGTCACGTTCAGTTCACCTGAAACGGATGTGGCACCATCCTCGACCACCGTGCCGTTCTTATCTCCGCCGATCGCCGCAGTATCGGGCACGGGCGCCACATGCACGATGATGTTTTTGGTATTGTACAGCCCTGCGGGATCTGTCACTTTGGCAAGAATTGCCGTCGTGCCGAATTTGTTGGGCAACGGAGTAATGGTAACGACGTTGCCTTGGATTTCGGCATCGACGACCACCTCCTGGCCGCTTGTATTGATGGTTATGGAATAGTTCAGATCGGCAGGATCATTGTCCACATCCGTCGCATTGAGTTCAACCGTCTCGGGAGCACCGTCCTCGCTGATGTTGACTTCCGCCGGCTGATAAAGAATCGGAGGGTCATCGACGGGACTGACCGTCACGGTCACGGTCCCGTTCGCTTCATCGCCCCAACTGTCTTTGACGGTGTAGATCAAAGTATCGGTTCCGTTGAAATTGGGAAAGGGGACATAGGTAACGATGTTCCCCGAGAAGGAGACGTTTTTGTCATGCTGCGCGGAAACCCCCACCAGCGTTACAGCGTCACCATCTTCATCGCTCACATTGCCCTCGATACTGAAGGTAGTACCATTATCTTCGTTCGTCGTCACACTGAAGTCTTCCGCCACCGGCGGATGGTTGGCGTTTCTCGGACCTGCCAGATAGTAGTTTCTGGAAGCGTTTGCCGCTTTCTTCCGTGCGACGACTCCCAATGCTCCGGCCCAGTCACTGTACTGCGGCTTCAGAGAGCCGTTGGTATCGAAAGCATCGGGCAGGTGCAGCTCGATAACGGTTCCGTTGATTTCGCACTGTTTCACCCGGGAGAGGTCGAGGTCGTCCGTAATATTTGTGGGAGAACTGTTTTGGCCCAGTATCTCGCTGAAATGTGCATCGACACATCCCATCGCTTCCGCAACGGTCACGGCATCGGACGGTTCGGGCAGTGTGACGTTCGTTTCGTTGTTCTCCACATCCTGCGCCACATCTTCGACCGTTTCATCCAGGACGGCCTGCATATCCTCCGGGTCGACATCTCCGTTTCCGGAATTGCCCAAATCGTCGATAAACCCGTACATGCTCTCCAGTCCGGCGGCAAGGCTTTTCGGCGCGACATCGGTTTTGGTTTCTTCGCAGAATCTGTTGGCCGCTTCCGTCAGGTTCAAGTCGCTTTCCACAAGCGTTTCGAGAGCGACCCGGAATGTGGTTTCATTCACATCCCCCGCCGTCTGGCCCATCAACTCCACCGCACTCATAATCTTTTCGGAAGCGATGAAGGTATCGGGGTTTTTCATCGGGTCGGCAGTCACGTCTGCAACATCGATATGGAAAAGCTGTGACACTTTTTTCTTCGCATCGTCGACCGACTCTCCGCTCTTGACCAGCTGATGGAGGTAGGTCGTTACGGGTGAGAGAATGGCTTCCCCTCCCTCATAGATACCGCTTAGACGCCCCTCGAAGGGAAGACCGGTCGCCAGATCGATACCGCCGGTCAGGAAGAGCGAATCACCCGGGTTCAATACACCGGGGGGAAAGGTAAAATTGCCCGATGCATCGGTCGTTACGTTGGCTTCACCGCTATCCTCTACACCGTTGTCGTTTTTGTCGTCCACCACGACCGCACCGGCAATATAGCCGTCCACCGCCTTTCCGTTCGTTTTGACGCTTGGAGGGTTGGAGGGCTGTCCGCCTCCGCCCCCTCCTCCACCGCCGCATCCGCCCAAAAGCAGAGCAGATGCCACGATGGCCAGAGAACACCATTTTTTCAATCGGTATGCAACCATTTCAATAACTCCTTCTTCTTCATATTGAAATGTCGGGGCTTTTTCAAGCAACAAATACCGCTCCAACCGACAGAGAGTATCTTTCGTGATCCTGAAAATATTGTATAACCCGAATCTTTATAGTTTCGTTAAACATCATTTATTTTACAAGGCTTCTGATTTAATAAACTGCCATAAGTTACGATATATTTTCCCGGCTGCTCCACGAATCTCAATGGAGTTTTGGTAAACTTGAATCCGACATTCCATGAAAACATGAAAAAGCGAGGCACTTTGGCGATATTCTACATCCGGGAGAACGAGACCGTGACATTGCCCCGGGCGGAGAAGGGAGAAGACTTCGTCATCCTCTCCCCTTCCCTCTACTGGTATACCCATGCCCGGTTCCCTACCCGATCTCTGGCCAAAGCGAAGCGTCTTGCGGATGCGTTCATGGACTCCCGCCCCGAAAGTTACAGGGAAATCTATGTGGAAAAGCGGGGGGAGGGGTACGACTGTTACGCCTACGATCCGGAGGTGCTCCGCATCCGCCTCGAAGAGGAGGGGGCGTCCGGGCTTCCCTGCTATTTTCTGCAGCAGTTCGCCGACGAGATGCCCCTTCGCATAGGCGACGACCTCATCGCCGAAGCGGTCAACGGGGTCTGCCTGGAGTTCCGGGACTCGAACCGCTCCCTTCCGGAGCTCGCGTCGCTCGACTTCCGTGCCGTGGCGAAGCCCTTCAACAAAGGGAAAAGCGCCGGCGGCGTCCGAAGGGGTGTCTATCTGCTGCTCGGGTTCTTCGCGGCAGCCATGCTTCTCGACCTGGGGGTGCGCCTGCAGGGTTACATGGCACTTCAAAAGGCGACGGAGAATCTGCGTACCGACCGCTCTCTCTACGAAATCCGGGCGATGGTGAAACGGTACGAGACGACGGCACAGAAGCAGGCGAAACTGCGCAGGGAGATCGCCCGTGCGCTCAAAGGGCATCTGAAGAGGCTCGAATGCACGCCGGAGGGAGGGTGCAAAAGTGAATAGAGTGCTTCTCGCCTCCTTCGCGGCACTGGCGGCCACCTGGATCATCGC
It encodes the following:
- a CDS encoding chemotaxis response regulator CheY, producing MKIMVVDDSSTMRRIIKNTLNRLGYKDLLEAADGAEAWEVMQANKDDIGVLITDWNMPNMNGLELVKKVRSQPEFEDIPIIMVTTEGGKAEVITALKAGVNNYIVKPFTPQVLKEKLEAVLGLND
- a CDS encoding PDC sensor domain-containing protein encodes the protein MVIKEIQQYSEIRTKARAYLCYLLSRNIPNRTPEVSLDTIVSALKRIKKEVKEIDTLYVLDPKGRQIIANISRNPRYRTGEGENRADRAYYYRAVREKRCILTDPYPSRIEGILVVTAAYPVYDDKGKLQYVVAMDIPLDKLLHMVHPSSGETAFGRFSRFSYAAFSLALFAVALILFINGIKSFFAKDLNIWHIDIKEMFEATILLTLSLAIFDLVKAIFEEEVLGQHRKAEHNEIHKTMVRFLGSIIIALAIEALMLVFKFAIIDPEKLLYAVYLIGGVTMLLVGLAYYLRSISNQGD
- a CDS encoding 50S ribosomal protein L11 methyltransferase, yielding MQSTYHELTVTPSAHLDLFLDFIQNLYDDAIEIGSDSLVLRSETPLDEIVWGVEAFAEALSESLGEPVTVETRCEEKENVDWIAKYREAIRPVEVGDFYVYPSWEAPKEGKRNIMIDPALAFGSGHHETTASCLEAVGKYVKEGDRVLDVGCGSGILGIASAMQGARVDACDTDPLAVENARKNFALNGQTLEKIWEGSAPQSSEAYDVVLANIVADVLRMIAKDLKARTKEGGLLILSGILDTKEAQIEEAFSDMELLETIARNEWRTKIYRKQGK
- the hisA gene encoding 1-(5-phosphoribosyl)-5-[(5-phosphoribosylamino)methylideneamino]imidazole-4-carboxamide isomerase produces the protein MDILPAIDLKDGKAVRLTKGLMESAKIYSDEPWQLAKTFEEMGSRWLHLVDLNGAFAGEPRNLEQIEKIRKNCNLKMELGGGIRDEETIRRYLDLGIDRLILGSVAVRDPDFVKAMAAKYPIAVGIDAVDGYVAVEGWAEVSEMPATELARAFADCGVEAIICTDVGRDGTLSGVNVDFTVSIARASGVDTIASGGVRDLRDIEALKATGEVAGVIVGKAFYEGTIDLRKAFEIVA
- the hisH gene encoding imidazole glycerol phosphate synthase subunit HisH, which gives rise to MVAIIDYNMGNLASVQNALAKVGSASRIVSDPDALKNYDRAILPGVGAFGDAMAHLRQNGMDEAVRTFAASGKPMLGICLGMQLLFQKSREFGEHEGLGLIPGEVVPFDEKKFQTPHKVPHMGWNELFVQKESPLFHWLPEAFYLYFVHSYHAVTAEPYILGRTWYGYEFTSAVQKENIYGFQPHPEKSHDQGLRILRNFIERT
- the pssA gene encoding CDP-diacylglycerol--serine O-phosphatidyltransferase encodes the protein MGNRRFQLIYIIPNLFTAASIFTAVVSIVAAVHGHFEKAAWLIFLSLLFDGLDGRVARLTHTTSRFGTEFDSLADIVAFGVAPGVLLYLYAGEAYGRFGILVMALFVIFGAVRLARFNVMSPQTDPSVFIGVPIPTAAVFVAVWVLMFDRYETLRSFDALLLASALAVSLLMVSNIRYPSFKKIHLGRPMVTKTLIALIIAASVMYLYPVEGFAVLITGYILWGLLRAALTMMKRKRLGGTFKR
- the ftsH gene encoding ATP-dependent zinc metalloprotease FtsH; this translates as MADNDPKKSPNDNFFNKNPLLTFAIFALLIIVLFKSFIGTQEGQFGAQNPTAFGAAPATQTKTVPYSDLKKMIKEGKIKFVSIGQTSIKAIGNEGGFKTLYIAKKVGEDATLIPLLDKMGVEYSGYTENTWLGEILFGWVLPILIFFGIWMFLASRMQKNMGGGILGMGSAKKLVNSEKPNVKFDDVAGVEEAKEEVKEIVEFLKYPERYIRLGAKIPKGVLLVGPPGTGKTLLAKAVAGEASVPFFSVSGSSFIEMFVGVGAARVRDLFEQAKKEAPAIIFIDEIDAIGKSRAASGQIGGNDEREQTLNQLLAEMDGFSSDTPIIVLAATNRPEVLDPALLRPGRFDRQVLVDKPDFEGRVKILQVHVKHIKMAPNVNLEEIARLTAGLAGADLANIVNEAALLAGRKNKEQVEQEDFLEAVERAIAGLEKKSRRISPKEKRIVAYHESGHALIAETTEGAKKVSKVSIIPRGLAALGYTLNTPEENKYLMQKHELVAEIDTLLGGRAAEEVFIKEISTGASNDLERATDIVKAMVSLYGMSDVAGLMVLEKQTNMFLGGGMSQKEYSEKTAEEMDDFIKNFLNERYRHVVSRLKEYSEAIEEMVEELFKAETIEGQKVREIIRNFEKRHGIPSKLVEEEKEIGDKGADVRPAETHAESESRADATDGEAPRP